Within the Polymorphobacter megasporae genome, the region CTAGCATGCCCCCAGATGGAACAGTGCAACTCGGACGCATTGTCACCAGCGGGTGCGACAGTCATGTCCGACCAGACGTGCATCGTGAATTAGCACCGGGTAGACCAGAAAAATTTCGCTTGCGGCGGAGACGAAATGGATATGATCGGGCAGCGCCGTCTCGGTGCGGTAGTGCTGCATAATCAGCATGCCCGCGATCTCCTCGACGTTGATGAGGCCGAAAAGCTTGGCGCCACCGATGACGCCCATCGCGTGATGGCCCTTGGCGCTGGCGCGGTACTCCTCGTCGGTCCTCCCGAAGATTTATTCGCCGAGGTCGACGGCACACGTCGGAACCGGCAGGGGATCGGTGTGCGCGAACTTCATCGTCAACCTTTCGTAGACGGTCGGTCGAGTGCTTCGCGACCGGGGGTCGGAGCGGAATCAGGCGACAGGGTTCTCGGTCGACACCATGAAATCGCAGGCGTGAAGATCGAGGAACGATTCTTCGTCCGGCCTGATCTTCTCGAGGTACACCGGATCGGAAAAGCAGCGGGCGAGCGCGTCCACATCGTCGAACCAGAGCTCGGTGATGCCATCATATTTGGTCGGCGGCATGCCCGGCAGGCTCGCGTCGATCGCGTGCTGCTGGACATAGCGGCGGACCGTTTGCTGCGCGACCGGCACCGACATGAACAGCGCCGCGTGCCGGTTGCGATGGTGGTCGATGAACTCCTCGTGCGTCAGCGAGGGTTTGCGGGTCAGAAGAATCGTGAACTTGATCATGCCAGCCTCCAGATACGGGTTGCCACCGGACGGCGTGTTCGGCAACACTCATGTATGCATTGCATACTTAAATATAAGAGGCGGAATTGTTCGGCCATCAAGCCTATCATCACGGAACTCTCCGGCGCGCCCTCCTGGAAGACGCGGCCGTCCTGCTGAATGTAGGCGGGCAGGACGCCCTGTCACTGCGTGCGCTGGCACGGCGGGCAGGCGTCTCCCCGCGGGCGCCCTACCGCCACTTCGCCGATAAGGAGGCGCTGCTCACCGCGCTGGCGGTGGAGGCCTTCGCCGCGTTCGGAGAGGCGCTCGCAACAGCGGATGCTGCGGCCGAACCGGGCCGGGAGCTGGAGGCGCAAGCGATCGCCTATGTTCGCTTCGGGTTGGAGGCACCTGCCCGGTTCAGGTTAATGTTCGGACCGCGACGGCTCGCGGCAGACGCGGAGTTGGCCATTGCGAAGCAGGGGCCGTTCGGCATCCTTCAGGCTCGCGTCGATCGGCTCGCCGGTCCGGGCGACGACAGCCGCGCGCAGGCCGTAGGCTATTGGTCGCTCGCCCACGGTTTGACGGTGCTGTTCCTCGACGGGCGCGTCCGCGACGAACTTGACGGAAGCGAGGATGAGATCATTCAACGCGTCGCAAGAGCAACGCTTCGCATCGAGCAGTCGCAGCAGTCCGATTGCCCATAGTATAAGACTGGTAGCGAACTAAGTCGGCGCGTGGCGCGTATGGAGCTGCTGCGGCACCATCATTCGCCAACCATGATTGACACTTGAGTTTCCCTTTTACGCCCTCGTGACGAGTTTTGGGAAGCCGCGCGCATTCTCTTTTCCTAATCATTTTCGGGAAAGGCGGCAGCGGCGCGCAATGTTCGCTATCGTCGTCCGCCTCCCCGTAAACGAACGTCCGCAACCCTCCCTATTTTGTTGAAAAACTCTTCCTTGAAAGGGCGCTAAGCCTCTGATTCAATGTATTTACGATAGGAGATACAGCGATGATGGGTGAGCGGCAGGTTGATCAGGCGGCGTTGTTTTACGAGTTCTCGCTCGAGCGGCATGTTCCTCGCGATAATTTGCTGCGGTCGATCGATCGGTTTGTCGATCTGTCGAGCGTGCGGGCGCATCTTCAGCCGTACTACAGTGCCACAGGACGCCCCTCGATCGATCCCGAGCTGCTGATCCGCATGCTGATCATCGGCTACACGCACGGTATTCGGTCGGAGCGTCGGCTGTGCGAGGAAGTGCATCTCAACCTCGCCTACCGCTGGTTCTGCCGGCTCGGCCTCGACAGCGACGTGCCGGACCACTCGACGTTCTCGAAGAACCGGCATGGCAGGTTCCGGGACAGCGATCTGCTGCGGCACCTGTTCGAGAATGTCGTGCAGCGCTGTCTCGACGAGGGGCTGGTCGGCGGCGAGGGCTTCGCGGTCGACGCGAGCCTGATCAAGGCCGATGCCAGCCGTCAGAACACCGTGTGGGGATCGCGGACGCTGAAGACCGACGTGACCAGCCGCGCTGTCACCGAATATCTTGCGGTGCTCGACGACGATGCGTTCGGTGCCGCGACCGACGTGGTGCCCAAGGTCGTCTCGCCGGTCGATCCGGCGGCGCGCTGGACCGGTGCCAACGGCGGGCTGTGCTTCTTCGCCTATTGCACCAACTATCTGATCGACCTCGATCATGCCATCATCGTCGATGTCGAGGCGACGACCGCGATCCGCCAGGCCGAGGTCACCGCACAGCGCCGGATGATCGACCGGACACATGAGACCTTCGGACTTTGCCCGCAGCGGCTGGCCGCGGACACCGGTTATGGCTCGGCCGGCAACCTGCACTGGCTCGTCGACGAGCGGGGCATCGCGCCACACATCCCGGTGTTCGACAAATCGCAGCGAAGCGACGGGACGTTCTCAAGGTCCGACTTCGCCTTCGATCACGCCAGCGATGCCTACACCTGTCCGGCGGGCAAATCGCTCAAGCTTTACAACCGCAACTTCACCACGCCGCGCAACGGGGTCGATCGCGACGGCAACCTGCGCTACCGCGCCAACCGGCGGGACTGCGAAAGCTGCGCCCTCAAGCCGCAATGCTGTCCCGATGCACCGGCGCGAAAGATCATGCGCTCGGTCCATGAAGATGCACGCGACGTGGCGCGCGCGATCGCCCGAACCAACGGCTACCTGGTCTCACGGCGCGAACGGAAGAAGGTCGAGATGCTGTTCGCCCACCTCAAACGCATACTCAAGCTCGACCGGCTACGCCTACGAGGACCATGCGGAGCCAAGGACGAGTTCCTCCTCGCCGCCACCGCCCAAAATCTCCGGAAGATGGCCAAGCTGATCCCGATGCCGCAACCAGCGATGGCCGGCTGACGCCGGAGACGGCTGCGACGAGCAGTTGGCCTCCGGCTCGAACCAACCAGCCGCCGAGTTCTTCAACGGAATACTCCCACTTCTTGCCGTTCAACAGTTCGATGGACGGCAAACCCGGATTTGCATGCAGCGATGTACAATAAATAAGTATTTTCCATAATAGGAGCGAGCCTCCCGGCACTTAGCGTGTATCTGGGTCTGTTGTATGTACCGACCCCTGGTAGCCACCCGCCTCAGAATTCGGCTCAGCTAACCACGTAACCATGCGACGTATGCAGAAAAGGGCTTAAGCCGAGCAGCCAGTCCAGCATACCAAACGCCCTTTTTCGGAAGCGCGCAACCGTCTACACCGAAGCTGTGCCGGGCAAATCAGTTTCAAAATCAAAGGGCGGCAGGCCCTGGAGCTTCGACCGCGAACGCGCCCTCGAAGCCGCCATGCTGTTATTCTGGGAGCGTGGATTCGCGAGCGTCAGTATCAAGGACCTGACCGCCGCGATGGGGATCGGGCCGGCAAGCCTCTACGCAGCTTTCGGAAGCAAGGCTGACCTCTATCGGAGTGCGCGCGAGAGGTATTTCGAACACGAGGAGCCCTTATGGCGTGTTCCGACAGGGGGTCCGCTGCGGGCAGCGCTGAACGACTTCTTCGATCTCGCGGTGAAGGTCGTCACTAGGCCTGGAAGGCCCCGCGGGTGCCTGATCGCCTCAGGGTTCATCGAGTTTGCTCCGGCCGAGCACGATCTCGCCCTTGAGACCCGCGGCTTCCGCGATCGCGAGCGGCGCGACCTACTGAAACTGTTGAACACTGGTCTGGCTGACGGCGAGCTGCAACATGATGCGGATACCGAGGTGCTCGCCCGTTTCCTAGCGACAGTCGTCGAAGGGTTTTCGATCCAAGCCCGGGATGGCGCAACCGCGCGGGAGCTGCGAGCGGTGGGCCATACCGCCGAGATTGGCCTGCCTTGGGCGCGAGATGGACCAGAATCGTAAGGGTGTTGTTGAGCGGACAGTCTTCAACCATTCGAGCCGGAGCCTATGTCCCGACCGGACCCCGACCAGACGGCATTGGCCGGACCCACGACGTCTGGTGAAGCCGGTCCGATACACGGCGACCGTCATTCGCAGGCGCGCCGCCGCCTTCGGGTAAACGGCGTCGGTCTTGCCTATCGCGACGTGGGACGCGGCGACGGGTCGCAGATCTTACACGGCTGGCCCGAAACATCGCACGCTTGGCGCAAGCTCATCCCGCTGCTTTCCGAAGACTATCGTGTAATCGCGCCCCCCCGCGGTATCGAAGGCTCCTCGAAGCCGCAGGATGGCTACGACCAGAAAGCGGTCGCTGCGGATGCGCGGTAGCTAATGAAGGCGCTCGGCATCGACCGAATTTCTCTCGTCGGGCACGAGATCGGTGGGCAGGTCGGATACGCCTACGCCGCCCATTGGCCCGCCGAGGTCGTCAAGTTCATCTTCATCGAGAGTGGCTTGCTGGCGTTCGGACAGGAACAGGCGATAAATGTCGCCCACGGGGGCAGCTGGCATTTCGGCTTCAACATGCAGAGCGACTTGGCGACCGCTCTGGTCACCGGCCGCGAGCGGTTGTTCGTTGAATACCTCCTTCGACGTGATACGGTAAGCGTCGTCGACCCGTCGAGCATCACGCATGTTGATCTCGACATCTATGCGGATGCCCTGAGCCGGTCCGGTGCACGCCGCGCCTCCTTCGCCTACTATCGCGAAGTTAAAGATCGACGCTGCGGACAACCGACGGTTAGGCGCCATTCGACTATCAATGCCCGTGCTCGCGATTGGTGCCGATCACGGCTACTGCAACGCCTCCGCCACGACCATGCTCAATGTGGTGGACCACGTCACCGACATCCTGATGGCCGACTGCGGTCAATAAGTCGCCGAGGAGCAGCCGGTTGTTCTCGACCGCGCGCCTCGCGACTTCTTCTCGTCCTAACCTATGGGAGCGATCCAATGATCCTGAAGACATACATGCGCCTGTTCACCACCGATGCGGAAGCCTCGCTGGCGACTCTACGCAGCTTGCACGGCGGCGAGCCTCACATGCGGCTGACAATGAACGATTGGGAGCTCATCGCGATCGGAGACATCTTGCTCGTGGCAGGCTCCGAGCAGAGCCTCGCCCCCATTCGCAACAGCCAGGGCCCGATTGTCGTCGATGATCTCAACGCCGCGAAGTCGGCTCTGGAGGCTGGCGGTGCCACGATTAGCAAGCCGATCGCCGAGGGGCCGACGGGTCGCTATCTGTATGCGATCCATGCGGACGGCAACGTCGTCGAATATGCGGAGTGGAAACCGGAGCTGGTGCAGCGCTGGTATCGGACCCCGAAAGAGAGCGGGAAGCCGTCCGCCCAGATGTAACGATGCCCAGGTGAGCCCCTAGGCGCTGACGAGCGGAACCGGATCCGGCAGATCATCGCCGTCAATCAGTGCGCCTTGCTCACGCAACGCGTTCTGAATGCGCGCGACGTCCCCGATTTGGCCGTGGCGGGCGAATTCAGCGGCCGCGACGCCGCTCGCCTGACCGGTGGCGAATGCAGTACCCATGACCCTGAGACTCGCACCAGCCATCCGGTCCCCGTCGGCGCACCGCCCAGCTGCGAACAGATTGGGAGTATCGGCGCTGGTAAGTGCGCCGAGCGGAATCTCGTAGACGCCGTTGCCGCCGGGGTAGCGGAACTCGCTCTCGCTCGTTTCCGCGCTATGCCACTCCATTCCCCAGGCGCCGAGCGCGATGGAGTCGGGGAAGCGCGCGCCGTCAAGCACATGCTGCTCGGTAAGTTGCTGAACGCAGTCGACGTGGCGGCTCTCGCGCGTGCCGAAGCTCGGACCGGTCACCGCTAGATAGGCGTTCTCGCATCCCCTCATCCCGCGCACCACTTCGAGGTATGCCCAGGCCTGCTCGCGCCCGAGCCGCTCGGCGGCGCTAATCGAGGCCGCGTCGCGAGCGTCGTATGCCTGGCTTACGAGATAGGTGATGACGTCACCCGACAGCGGCACCCGCGCGACCAGCGACGTGTCCTTCGACAAAGGCCCGACGCCGGCCCGCCGCGCTGCGCGAATCGCCGCGGTCCAATCCTCCGCGTCGAGGCTCGCCTCGGGGCCGATGCCACCGAACCGCGTCCCTAGGGTACCCAAGTTGATGAGGCCTTCGTTGCCGTACCGGGTCGACGCGCCTGCAAAAAAGGCGAGATCGCATTCGCCGCTAGCATCCACGAACGCCCCCCCCTCGATTTCGTGATCGCCGTTGTGATCGTGATAGGTCACCGTCTTCAGGACGCCGCCGTCCCTTTGAGCGCGGACAGTGGCGGCGTGGAGCAGCACGTCGACGCCTGCCTCCGCGCAGACCTGGTCGCAAGCAAACTTCACCGCTTCACAGTCGAGCAGCAGGAAGGTACCGCGGAACTTGACCGGTCCCTCGACGCCGCCGAGCCTACGCAGCTTCGCGACTACCTGGGCGGACACCCCTAATACCGCAGGCCGCGGTGGAGCGTGCATGGTGTAGAGCCCGCAATAGGTCTGCACGCTCTTTTGCGTCGCCGCCCCGCCGAGGTAGCCCGCGCTCTCGATCAGCAGCGTCCGCGCGCCTGCCTGCGCCGCTCCGACCGCCGCCCCGATTCCAGCCGCCCCGCCGCCGACCACGATAACGTCGTACCGCTGCCGGTCGGGCGCGGTACGCTTGCCCCCGAGATTCGACCTATTCTTTTTCGCCGACATGATACTTTGCCTCAAGGTTGATGATCAAACGCTATACAACCTCGAACAGTCTCGCTAGTGGTAAAGGGTGGGCAATCGCAAAAGAGGCTTGCTGTTCTCGGTGTCAGATCGTCAGGATGGCCGGTCGTCGTCCATAGTCTGTCGCCGCCTACCGACGGGCTTTCGTGCTGGACCCGGTTGATCAACGAAGGAACGCCCATGTCGCACACGGTAGCCGATCAGTTTGTCGAGACGCTCCACGCGGCGGGCGTTCGCCGGATCTATGGTCTCGTCGGCGACAGCCTGAACGGTATCACCGATGCGCTTCGCCGGCACGCCGACATCGAGTGGGTGCATGTCCGCCACGAGGAGGCCGCGGCCTTCGCAGCAGGCGCGGAAGCGGCTGTCACAGGCGAATTGGCTGTCTGCGCGGGCTCGTGCGGGCCAGGCAACACCCACCTCATCAACGGGCTGTTCGACTGTCATCGGACCCGGGTTCCGGTGCTGGCGATCGCTGCACAGATCCCCTCGGCCGAGATCGGGCGCAACTACTTTCAGGAAACCAAGCCCGACGAACTCTTCCGCGCGTGCAGCGATTATTGCGAGCTGATCAGTCAACCCGAGCAGCTGCCGGGCGTGCTGGAGACCGCCATCCGAAGCGCCATCGGCCGGCGCGGCGTGTCGGTGGTGGTGGTCCCCGGCGACGTCACGCTCCGTTCCTCTGTCGGGTCTGGATCAAAGCCTGCGGGCCTGCGGCTTGCTGCGCCGGTAGTGACGCCCGCCCCGGCCGAACTGGCGGCGCTCGCCGCGTTCTTGGACGCGGGGCGCAAGGTGACTTTGCTCTGCGGCCGTGGCTGCGCCGGTGCGCACGCGCCGCTGATGCGGTTGGCCGAGGCGCTCCAGTCCCCAATCGTCCATGCCTTTGGCGGCAAGGAGCATGTCGAATGGGATAATCCCTATGACGTCGGCATGACCGGGCTGATCGGTTTCAAGTCCGGCTACAAAGCGATGATGGACTGCGACACGCTTCTCATGCTCGGCACCGATCTGCCCTATCGCCAGTTCTTCCCCGAGCACTCCCGGATCGCGCAGGTGGACATCCGGCCCGAGAACATTGGGCGCCGCGCACCGCTCGAGCTTGGCGTGATCGGCGACGTCGGCGCCACGATCGAGGCGCTGCTGCCCTTGCTCGGCCGACGGGCCGAGCCCGCACATTTGCGCGCTAGCCTAGCGCATTACACCAAGTCGCGCGAGGGCCTCAACGACCTTGCCACCGGCAAGCCGGGTGAGGGTCCGATCCACCCGCAATACCTTACCAAGGTAATCAATGAGCGCGCGGCGGCCGATGCGATCTTCACCTTCGACGTCGGCGCCGTGTCGATCTGGGCGGCGCGGTACCTTGAAATGAACGGTCACCGCCGCTTGGTCGGGTCGCTCGCGCACGGCTCGATGGCGAACGCTCTGCCGCAGGCCATCGGCGCGCAGGCTTCGTCTCCCGACCGGCAGGTGGTCAGCATGTCGGGCGACGGCGGCCTCGCCATGCTCCTGGGCGAACTGCTCACGCTCGTCCAGTTAAAGCTGCCGGTGAAGGTGATCGTCTACAACAACGGGTCGCTTGGCTTCGTATCCTTGGAGATGAAGGGCGCGGGCTTCCTGGATTTCGGTACCGACCTCCAAAATCCGGACTTCGCCGCCGTGGCGCGCGCGATCGGTCTGCACGCGCAGCGCGTCGAGGATCCCGGTGAGCTGGAAGCGGCGGTGGCCGACATCTTCGCCCATCCCGGTCCCGCGCTGCTGGATGTCGTCATTGACGCTCAGGAGCTGTCCATGCCTCCGGTCGTCACCGCGTCGGAGGTGAAGGGGTTCAGCCTATGGAGCGCAACGGCGGTGCTCAACGGACGAGGCGATGAGGTCCTCGACCTCTTAACGGATGGGAACTTCTTCAAGAACCTCCTTGGTTCGGCTTGATCAAAGGCTGACCACCCGCCGCCATCGCGCTTCGACGATCGAAAGCAGAAGGATGATCAATCTGTGACCGATCCATTGATGCCGCTTGGCGCCACTTTGTCGGAACGCTGAGCCGACGGTCGTTCAGTTAACCGAAGGTATTGACGACCGCGTCGATGGCTCCCGCCGTTGCCCCGATTCCGGCAGATTACCTTGCCGACGTTTGAGGACGCGCTAATGTGACGGTAGGTCAGTT harbors:
- a CDS encoding alpha/beta fold hydrolase; amino-acid sequence: MSRPDPDQTALAGPTTSGEAGPIHGDRHSQARRRLRVNGVGLAYRDVGRGDGSQILHGWPETSHAWRKLIPLLSEDYRVIAPPRGIEGSSKPQDGYDQKAVAADAR
- a CDS encoding EthD domain-containing protein translates to MIKFTILLTRKPSLTHEEFIDHHRNRHAALFMSVPVAQQTVRRYVQQHAIDASLPGMPPTKYDGITELWFDDVDALARCFSDPVYLEKIRPDEESFLDLHACDFMVSTENPVA
- a CDS encoding TetR/AcrR family transcriptional regulator, coding for MFGHQAYHHGTLRRALLEDAAVLLNVGGQDALSLRALARRAGVSPRAPYRHFADKEALLTALAVEAFAAFGEALATADAAAEPGRELEAQAIAYVRFGLEAPARFRLMFGPRRLAADAELAIAKQGPFGILQARVDRLAGPGDDSRAQAVGYWSLAHGLTVLFLDGRVRDELDGSEDEIIQRVARATLRIEQSQQSDCP
- a CDS encoding FAD-dependent oxidoreductase, with translation MSAKKNRSNLGGKRTAPDRQRYDVIVVGGGAAGIGAAVGAAQAGARTLLIESAGYLGGAATQKSVQTYCGLYTMHAPPRPAVLGVSAQVVAKLRRLGGVEGPVKFRGTFLLLDCEAVKFACDQVCAEAGVDVLLHAATVRAQRDGGVLKTVTYHDHNGDHEIEGGAFVDASGECDLAFFAGASTRYGNEGLINLGTLGTRFGGIGPEASLDAEDWTAAIRAARRAGVGPLSKDTSLVARVPLSGDVITYLVSQAYDARDAASISAAERLGREQAWAYLEVVRGMRGCENAYLAVTGPSFGTRESRHVDCVQQLTEQHVLDGARFPDSIALGAWGMEWHSAETSESEFRYPGGNGVYEIPLGALTSADTPNLFAAGRCADGDRMAGASLRVMGTAFATGQASGVAAAEFARHGQIGDVARIQNALREQGALIDGDDLPDPVPLVSA
- a CDS encoding TetR/AcrR family transcriptional regulator, giving the protein MLLFWERGFASVSIKDLTAAMGIGPASLYAAFGSKADLYRSARERYFEHEEPLWRVPTGGPLRAALNDFFDLAVKVVTRPGRPRGCLIASGFIEFAPAEHDLALETRGFRDRERRDLLKLLNTGLADGELQHDADTEVLARFLATVVEGFSIQARDGATARELRAVGHTAEIGLPWARDGPES
- a CDS encoding transposase gives rise to the protein MMGERQVDQAALFYEFSLERHVPRDNLLRSIDRFVDLSSVRAHLQPYYSATGRPSIDPELLIRMLIIGYTHGIRSERRLCEEVHLNLAYRWFCRLGLDSDVPDHSTFSKNRHGRFRDSDLLRHLFENVVQRCLDEGLVGGEGFAVDASLIKADASRQNTVWGSRTLKTDVTSRAVTEYLAVLDDDAFGAATDVVPKVVSPVDPAARWTGANGGLCFFAYCTNYLIDLDHAIIVDVEATTAIRQAEVTAQRRMIDRTHETFGLCPQRLAADTGYGSAGNLHWLVDERGIAPHIPVFDKSQRSDGTFSRSDFAFDHASDAYTCPAGKSLKLYNRNFTTPRNGVDRDGNLRYRANRRDCESCALKPQCCPDAPARKIMRSVHEDARDVARAIARTNGYLVSRRERKKVEMLFAHLKRILKLDRLRLRGPCGAKDEFLLAATAQNLRKMAKLIPMPQPAMAG
- the poxB gene encoding ubiquinone-dependent pyruvate dehydrogenase, which codes for MSHTVADQFVETLHAAGVRRIYGLVGDSLNGITDALRRHADIEWVHVRHEEAAAFAAGAEAAVTGELAVCAGSCGPGNTHLINGLFDCHRTRVPVLAIAAQIPSAEIGRNYFQETKPDELFRACSDYCELISQPEQLPGVLETAIRSAIGRRGVSVVVVPGDVTLRSSVGSGSKPAGLRLAAPVVTPAPAELAALAAFLDAGRKVTLLCGRGCAGAHAPLMRLAEALQSPIVHAFGGKEHVEWDNPYDVGMTGLIGFKSGYKAMMDCDTLLMLGTDLPYRQFFPEHSRIAQVDIRPENIGRRAPLELGVIGDVGATIEALLPLLGRRAEPAHLRASLAHYTKSREGLNDLATGKPGEGPIHPQYLTKVINERAAADAIFTFDVGAVSIWAARYLEMNGHRRLVGSLAHGSMANALPQAIGAQASSPDRQVVSMSGDGGLAMLLGELLTLVQLKLPVKVIVYNNGSLGFVSLEMKGAGFLDFGTDLQNPDFAAVARAIGLHAQRVEDPGELEAAVADIFAHPGPALLDVVIDAQELSMPPVVTASEVKGFSLWSATAVLNGRGDEVLDLLTDGNFFKNLLGSA